In Arthrobacter sp. B3I4, the following proteins share a genomic window:
- a CDS encoding LamB/YcsF family protein, producing the protein MDLNADLGESFGSWTMGDDAAMFPLVTSASVACGLHAGDPVTMLDTCRAAYELDVRVGAHLGYPDLAGFGLRAMDMTFDDLFGAVLYQLGALDGVAHAVGASVDYVKVHGGLYERTVHDGEQAAAVVAAIQAYDPGLPVLGLEGSALLRLARDSGHPVFHEAFADRAYLPDGTLVPQLEEASVIDDPEEIVQRALRLALKGEVVAVDGTVITRTPHSLCLHGETPGSVAVAAAVRAALERAGVELESFA; encoded by the coding sequence TTGGACCTCAACGCTGACCTGGGGGAGTCGTTCGGCTCCTGGACCATGGGTGATGACGCCGCAATGTTCCCCCTCGTCACCAGCGCCAGCGTCGCCTGCGGCCTGCACGCCGGGGATCCAGTCACCATGCTGGACACCTGCCGCGCAGCCTACGAACTCGACGTCCGCGTCGGCGCGCACCTCGGCTACCCCGATCTGGCGGGCTTTGGCCTCCGCGCGATGGACATGACTTTCGATGACCTGTTCGGCGCAGTCCTCTACCAACTCGGGGCCCTCGACGGCGTGGCCCACGCGGTCGGCGCCTCCGTGGACTACGTGAAGGTGCACGGCGGGCTTTACGAACGCACCGTTCACGACGGCGAACAGGCCGCTGCGGTGGTCGCCGCCATCCAGGCCTACGACCCGGGACTTCCGGTCCTGGGCCTGGAGGGTTCGGCGCTGCTGAGGCTCGCCAGGGATTCCGGACATCCGGTGTTCCATGAGGCCTTCGCGGACCGCGCCTACCTCCCCGACGGCACGCTCGTGCCGCAGCTGGAAGAAGCTTCGGTCATTGACGACCCGGAGGAGATCGTCCAGCGGGCACTGCGCCTGGCGCTGAAGGGCGAAGTCGTGGCGGTTGACGGCACCGTCATCACGCGCACGCCCCATTCCCTGTGCCTGCACGGCGAGACCCCCGGCTCCGTGGCGGTGGCCGCCGCCGTCCGTGCCGCGCTGGAACGGGCCGGCGTCGAGCTGGAGTCCTTCGCCTAG